Proteins encoded together in one Felis catus isolate Fca126 chromosome B3, F.catus_Fca126_mat1.0, whole genome shotgun sequence window:
- the MAN2A2 gene encoding alpha-mannosidase 2x isoform X2 — translation MKLKKQVTVCGAAIFCVAVFSLYLMLDRVQHDPTRHQNGGNFPRSQISVLQNRIEQLEQLLEENHEIISHIKDSVLELTANAEGPPAMVPYYTANGSWVVPPEPRPSFFSVSPQDCQFALGGRGQKPELQMLTISEELPFDNVDGGVWKQGFDISYSPHDWDAEDLQVFVVPHSHNDPGWIKTFDKYYTEQTQHILNSMVSKLQEDPRRRFLWAEVSFFAKWWDNINAQKRAAVRRLVGNGQLEIVTGGWVMPDEANSHYFALIDQLIEGHQWLEKNLGATPRSGWAVDPFGHSPTIPYLLRRANLTSMLIQRVHYAIKKHFASTHSLEFMWRQNWDSDSSTDLFCHMMPFYSYDVPHTCGPDPKICCQFDFKRLPGGRINCPWKVPPRAITEANVAERAALLLDQYRKKSRLFRSNVLLVPLGDDFRYDKPQEWDAQFFNYQRLFDFLNSKPDLHVQAQFGTLSDYFDALYKRTGVEPGARPPGFPVLSGDFFSYADREDHYWTGYYTSRPFYKSLDRVLEAHLRGAEILYSLAVAHARRSGLASQYPLSNFALLTEARRTLGLFQHHDAITGTAKEAVVADYGVRLLRSLVSLKQVIINAAHYLVLGDKEAYHFDPEAPFLQMDDTRLNHDALPERTVIQLDSSPRYVVLFNPLEQERFSVVSLLVSSPRVRVLSEEGQPLAVQISAHWSSATDVVPDVYQVSVPIRLPALGLGVLQLQLGLDGHRTLPSSVRIYLHGRQLSVSRQDAFPLRVIDSGTGDFALSNRYMQVWFSGLTGLLKSIRRVDEEQERRVDVEFLVYGTRTSKDKSGAYLFLPDGEAQPYVPRDPPVLRVTEGPFFSEVVAYYEHVRQVVRLYNLPGVEGLSLDMSSLVDIRDYVNKELALRIHTDIDSQGAFFTDLNGFQVQPRRYLKKLPLQANFYPMPVMAYIQDAQNRLTLHTAQALGVSSLHDGQLEVILDRRLMQDDNRGLGQGLKDNKRTCNHFRLLLERRTLGSEPGFFSKLAAMFRGLIFHSSRSDNREVQDGRTTSYPSLLSHLTSTYLNTPVLALPVAKRQLPGPGLRSFHPLASSLPCDFHLLNLRTLQAEDDALPSAETALILHRKGFDCGLEAKNLGFNCTTSQGKVALGSLFHGLDVGFLQPTSLTLLYPLASPSNSTDIYLEPMEIATFRLRLG, via the exons ATGAAGCTGAAAAAGCAGGTGACAGTGTGTGGGGCTGCTATCTTCTGTGTGGCCGTCTTCTCGCTCTACCTCATGTTGGACCGAGTGCAGCATGATCCCACCCGTCACCAGAATGGTGGGAACTTCCCCCGG AGCCAAATTTCTGTGCTGCAGAACCGCATCGAGCAGCTGGAACAGCTGTTGGaggagaaccatgagatcatcagcCACATCAAGGACTCTGTGCTGGAGCTGACGGCCAATGCGGAGGGCCCGCCCGCCATGGTGCCCTACTACACGGCCAACGGCTCCTGGGTGGTGCCTCCAGAGCCCCGGCCCagcttcttctctgtctccccccaagACTGCCAGTTTGCTCTGGGGGGCCGGGGCCAGAAGCCAGAGCTGCAG ATGCTGACTATATCGGAGGAGTTGCCGTTTGACAACGTGGATGGCGGCGTGTGGAAGCAAGGCTTCGACATCTCCTACAGCCCGCACGACTGGGACGCCGAAGACTTGCAGGTGTTCGTGGTGCCACACTCTCACAATGACCCAG GCTGGATCAAGACCTTTGACAAGTACTACACTGAGCAGACCCAGCACATCCTTAACAGCATGGTGTCCAAGCTGCAGGAGGACCCCCGGCGGCGCTTCCTCTGGGCGGAAGTCTCTTTCTTTGCCAAGTGGTGGGACAACATCAACGCGCAAAAGAGAGCAGCCGTGCGAAG GCTGGTGGGAAACGGGCAGCTGGAGATTGTGACAGGAGGCTGGGTGATGCCGGACGAGGCCAACTCCCATTACTTTGCCCTGATTGACCAGCTCATTGAAGGACACCAATGGCTGGAGAAAAACCTCG GAGCAACCCCACGCTCTGGCTGGGCCGTGGACCCCTTTGGACACAGCCCCACCATTCCTTACCTGCTGCGCCGTGCCAACCTGACCAGCATGCTGATTCAGAGAGTGCACTATGCCATCAAGAAGCACTTTGCCTCCACCCACAGTCTGGAGTTCATGTGGAGACAGAACTGGG ACTCGGACTCCAGCACAGACCTCTTCTGCCACATGATGCCCTTCTACAGCTACGATGTGCCCCATACCTGTGGCCCGGATCCCAAGATCTGCTGCCAGTTTGATTTCAAACGCTTGCCTGGTGGGCGCATAAACTGCCCCTGGAAGGTGCCGCCCCGGGCGATCACAGAGGCAAACGTGGCTGAGAG GGCAGCGCTGCTCCTGGACCAGTACCGGAAGAAGTCCCGCCTGTTCCGAAGCAACGTCCTCCTGGTGCCGCTGGGGGATGACTTCCGATACGACAAGCCCCAGGAGTGGGACGCCCAGTTCTTCAACTACCAGCGGCTCTTTGACTTTCTCAACAGCAAACCTGACCTCCACGTGCAG GCCCAGTTTGGCACCCTCTCTGACTATTTTGACGCTCTGTACAAGAGGACAGGGGTAGAGCCGGGGGCACGGCCCCCAGGGTTTCCCGTGCTGAGCGGGGATTTCTTCTCCTATGCCGACCGAGAGGACCATTACTGGACAGGCTATTACACTTCCCGGCCCTTCTACAAGAGCTTGGACCGGGTCCTGGAAGCCCACCTGCG GGGCGCGGAGATCCTGTACAGCCTGGCTGTAGCTCACGCGCGCCGCTCTGGACTGGCTAGCCAGTACCCGCTCTCCAACTTCGCCCTTCTGACGGAAGCTCGGCGCACCCTGGGGCTCTTCCAGCACCACGATGCCATCACCGGCACTGCGAAGGAGGCGGTCGTGGCAGACTATGGCGTCAG GCTCCTGCGCTCCCTCGTCAGCCTGAAGCAGGTCATCATCAACGCGGCACACTATCTGGTGCTGGGGGACAAGGAGGCTTACCACTTTGACCCTGAGGCTCCCTTCCTCCAAATG GATGACACCCGCTTAAATCACGATGCCCTGCCGGAGCGCACAGTAATCCAACTGGATTCCTCGCCCAG GTACGTGGTGCTGTTCAACCCGCTGGAACAGGAGCGGTTCAGTGTGGTGTCCCTGCTGGTCAGCTCGCCCCGGGTGCGTGTCCTTTCTGAGGAGGGTCAGCCCCTGGCCGTGCAGATCAGCGCACACTGGAGCTCTGCCACTGACGTGGTCCCTGACGTCTACCAG GTGTCTGTGCCCATCCGCCTGCCGGCCCTTGGCCTCGGCGTGCTGCAGCTGCAGCTGGGCCTGGACGGGCACCGCACCCTGCCCTCCTCTGTGCGCATCTACCTGCACGGCCGGCAGCTGTCCGTCAGCAGACAGGACGCCTTCCCTCTACGCGTCATCGACTCTGGCACCGGTGACTTCGCCCTCAGCAACCGCTACATGCAGGTCTGGTTCTCGGGCCTTACCGGGCTCCTCAAG AGCATCCGAAGGGTGGACGAGGAGCAGGAGCGGCGGGTGGACGTGGAGTTCCTCGTCTATGGCACCCGCACGTCCAAAGACAAGAGCGGAGCCTACCTCTTCCTGCCTGACGGGGAGGCCCAG CCCTACGTCCCCAGGGACCCCCCCGTGCTGCGTGTCACCGAAGGCCCTTTCTTCTCAGAGGTGGTCGCGTACTACGAGCACGTTCGCCAGGTGGTCCGGCTCTATAACCTGCCAG GGGTGGAGGGGCTCTCTCTGGACATGTCGTCCCTGGTGGACATTCGGGACTACGTCAACAAGGAGCTGGCCCTGCGCATCCACACAGACATTGACAGCCAGGGTGCCTTCTTCACGGACCTCAATGGCTTTCAG GTGCAGCCCCGGCGCTATCTGAAGAAGCTACCCCTGCAGGCCAACTTCTACCCCATGCCGGTCATGGCCTACATCCAGGACGCCCAGAACCGCCTCACCCTGCACACTGCGCAGGCCCTGGGTGTCTCCAGCCTGCACGATG GCCAGCTGGAGGTGATCCTGGACCGTCGGCTGATGCAGGACGACAACCGGGGTCTGGGCCAAGGGCTCAAGGACAACAAAAGAACCTGCAACCATTTCCGCCTGCTGTTGGAACGGCGAACCCTGGGCAGTGAG CCTGGCTTTTTCTCCAAACTGGCAGCCATGTTTAGGGGCTTGATCTTTCACAGCAGCAGGAGCGATAACCGAGAG GTCCAGGATGGCCGCACTACCAGCTACCCATCCCTCCTCAGCCACCTGACCTCCACGTACCTGAATACCCCCGTGCTTGCCCTGCCCGTAGCCAAGAGGCAGCTCCCGGGCCCCGGTCTGCGCTCATTTCATCccctggcctcctccctgccctgcgaTTTCCACCTGCTTAACCTGCGGACGCTGCAGGCCGAG GACGATGCCCTGCCCTCGGCAGAAACCGCACTCATCTTACACCGCAAGGGTTTCGACTGCGGCCTTGAGGCCAAGAACTTGGGCTTCAACTGCACCACGAGCCAAGGCAAG GTGGCCCTGGGGAGCCTTTTCCACGGCCTGGATGTGGGTTTCCTGCAGCCAACCTCCTTGACGTTACTGTACCCTCTGGCCTCCCCCTCCAACAGCACTGACATCTATTTGGAGCCCATGGAGATTGCCACCTTCCGCCTCCGCTTGGGCTAG